A single region of the Lysinibacillus sp. B2A1 genome encodes:
- the yunB gene encoding sporulation protein YunB, whose product MEQEEIFLFFPRKRMKLRSYSNHSHYGSYRKKGKRLNRLTLLIVSIIIGVSLFIYFLNERLMPTYLQYAEVQTTKIASYVVSKASLNVLDINDVLVEVSPGSNSDLKINTEIINRVRADTVKQVKMYLEQAEQGDLSNLPDLENIEYDYNKIKEGDGVVFYVPISQAANIPLLGNLGPKIPVRFHVIGNVHSDVTSSITEYGINSAFVEVGIHLEVNVQIIVPFASKSSTITQDIPVAMGLTRGPVPNVYTNGSEGTQPSLEIPIPFDK is encoded by the coding sequence ATGGAACAGGAGGAGATTTTTTTGTTTTTCCCTCGAAAAAGGATGAAACTACGATCATATAGCAATCATAGTCATTATGGTAGCTATAGAAAAAAAGGAAAACGGTTGAATCGTTTAACGTTATTAATTGTAAGCATCATTATAGGTGTTTCTTTATTCATTTATTTTTTGAACGAGCGACTAATGCCTACCTACCTACAATATGCTGAAGTACAGACTACTAAAATTGCATCCTATGTTGTGAGTAAAGCATCATTAAATGTTTTGGATATTAATGACGTACTTGTAGAAGTATCCCCTGGCAGCAACTCAGATTTGAAAATTAATACAGAAATTATTAATCGGGTTCGTGCAGACACAGTAAAGCAAGTAAAAATGTATTTGGAGCAAGCAGAGCAAGGAGATTTATCGAATTTGCCAGATCTTGAAAATATTGAGTATGATTATAACAAGATTAAAGAAGGGGACGGAGTTGTATTTTATGTCCCAATTAGCCAGGCAGCCAATATTCCTTTACTGGGGAATTTAGGTCCTAAAATTCCAGTACGCTTTCATGTAATTGGTAATGTGCATAGTGATGTTACTTCTTCCATAACGGAATATGGAATTAACAGTGCGTTTGTAGAAGTTGGGATTCATTTAGAGGTAAATGTACAAATCATTGTGCCATTCGCTAGTAAATCCTCAACTATTACGCAGGACATCCCAGTGGCAATGGGATTGACAAGAGGGCCTGTACCTAATGTTTATACAAATGGTAGTGAGGGAACTCAGCCATCACTTGAAATACCTATTCCATTTGATAAATAG
- a CDS encoding bifunctional metallophosphatase/5'-nucleotidase: MLEKIHIFHTNDLHSHFKYWPRMQNYVKAQRMELATMGESSFLFDVGDHLDRSNIYTEATIGKGNVKLLNEAGYDVVTIGNNEGITLSHEELYHLYDEAAFEVVVANVYVSQGSNPFWMKPYVVLTTAHGTKLAVIAATAMFEIYYKELKWEMDDARGTLIRLALQLREEVDIVVCLSHLGITEDELLADECPEIDVIFGSHTHHILPNGKLVNGVLLTGGGKFGQYTGHLVVEYDKKLRKIVEKKDSLIHNKDLPKVKNEIDIVQSYEEEGKQLLDTPIFVTKKSYNKEWFHYSQLSDLFALAILDKSGADCALFNAGIFLDGLPKGTVTALDLHRIFPHPINLCTIELTVAEMKEIFQQSKNEEWPYIELKGLGFRGVIFGKMLTYGFSMNEDRQLLINGKLADNDQIYKLVTLDLFTFGYFYPSFKYAKKKYILPEFLRNIMIDYGQRIFKP; the protein is encoded by the coding sequence ATGCTGGAGAAAATTCATATTTTTCACACGAATGATTTGCACAGTCATTTTAAGTATTGGCCACGAATGCAAAATTATGTGAAAGCGCAGCGTATGGAGCTCGCAACAATGGGTGAATCAAGTTTTCTTTTTGATGTTGGTGATCATTTAGATCGTTCCAATATTTATACAGAGGCTACAATCGGTAAGGGTAATGTGAAACTGCTAAATGAAGCGGGTTACGATGTCGTGACCATTGGCAATAATGAAGGCATAACATTGTCACACGAAGAGCTATATCATTTGTATGATGAGGCAGCATTTGAGGTTGTTGTAGCCAATGTCTATGTCTCACAAGGAAGTAATCCTTTTTGGATGAAGCCCTATGTTGTATTAACTACTGCACATGGTACTAAATTAGCGGTTATTGCAGCAACAGCTATGTTTGAAATTTATTATAAAGAATTAAAGTGGGAAATGGACGATGCTCGAGGGACCTTAATTCGGCTAGCTCTTCAGCTTCGTGAGGAAGTAGATATTGTTGTCTGTTTGTCACATTTAGGTATTACAGAGGATGAGCTCTTAGCGGATGAATGCCCAGAAATAGATGTAATCTTTGGCTCACATACCCATCATATTCTGCCTAATGGCAAACTTGTCAATGGCGTATTATTGACAGGTGGAGGGAAATTCGGACAATATACAGGGCATCTTGTGGTAGAATATGATAAAAAACTGAGGAAAATTGTTGAAAAAAAGGATAGTTTAATTCATAATAAGGATTTGCCAAAGGTTAAAAATGAAATAGACATTGTACAGTCATATGAAGAAGAAGGCAAGCAATTGCTAGATACTCCAATATTTGTAACAAAAAAATCGTATAATAAGGAATGGTTCCATTATTCGCAATTATCCGATTTGTTTGCTCTGGCCATCTTAGATAAAAGCGGTGCAGACTGTGCATTATTTAATGCGGGAATATTTTTAGATGGTCTGCCCAAGGGAACTGTAACTGCCTTGGACTTGCATAGGATTTTCCCACATCCAATTAATTTATGTACGATTGAATTAACAGTTGCAGAAATGAAAGAAATATTCCAGCAATCAAAAAATGAAGAGTGGCCCTATATTGAGTTGAAAGGACTCGGATTTAGAGGCGTAATCTTTGGAAAGATGCTGACTTATGGCTTTTCAATGAATGAGGACCGTCAGTTACTTATCAATGGAAAGCTTGCAGATAACGATCAAATTTATAAATTAGTAACGCTTGATTTGTTTACATTTGGTTATTTTTATCCAAGTTTTAAATATGCGAAGAAAAAATATATTCTACCAGAATTTTTACGAAACATTATGATAGATTATGGGCAAAGAATTTTTAAGCCGTAG
- a CDS encoding D-glycero-beta-D-manno-heptose-1,7-bisphosphate 7-phosphatase — MKKAIFLDRDGVINEVLTSRVKFVNKPKDFYFLPRVPEAIKKLNKYFDYIFVVTNQGGVGLGYMKESKLQKIHEHMMKELKKDGAIIHEVAYCPHKPKSGCDCRKPNSKLIVDLGEKYNIDLSKSYMVGDTDTDIIAGKRAGTKGVFLGEKDPLADAIFPDLISAANWMIEDAKDV, encoded by the coding sequence ATGAAAAAAGCTATATTTTTAGATCGTGATGGTGTAATCAATGAGGTGTTAACGAGTCGTGTGAAATTTGTGAATAAGCCTAAGGATTTTTATTTTCTACCACGTGTGCCAGAAGCTATAAAAAAATTAAATAAGTACTTTGACTATATATTTGTGGTCACCAATCAAGGAGGGGTCGGTCTAGGGTATATGAAAGAGTCAAAGCTTCAAAAAATACATGAGCATATGATGAAGGAATTGAAAAAGGACGGTGCCATTATACACGAGGTAGCCTATTGTCCACATAAGCCAAAATCGGGCTGTGACTGTCGCAAGCCAAATAGTAAACTAATCGTTGATCTTGGGGAAAAGTATAATATTGATTTATCCAAATCCTATATGGTGGGAGATACGGACACGGACATCATAGCGGGAAAACGTGCAGGGACTAAGGGTGTGTTTTTAGGAGAAAAGGATCCATTAGCAGATGCAATTTTTCCAGATTTAATAAGTGCTGCTAATTGGATGATTGAAGATGCAAAAGACGTATAA
- a CDS encoding DUF1027 domain-containing protein → MIIIDGYEYEIIEDYRDAFQEEVLKERYSDILARYDYIVGDWGYNQLRLKGFFDDKNQKSTFDTKISTLQDYLYEFCNFGCAYFVLRKSGKAIYQLEDVVSEDNEVTKPIENESIAE, encoded by the coding sequence TTGATTATTATTGATGGATATGAATATGAGATTATTGAAGATTACCGAGATGCTTTTCAAGAGGAAGTATTGAAGGAGCGATACTCAGATATTTTAGCCAGATACGATTATATTGTGGGCGATTGGGGCTATAATCAATTACGTCTAAAAGGCTTTTTTGATGATAAAAATCAAAAATCTACTTTCGATACAAAAATTAGTACGCTCCAAGATTATTTATATGAGTTTTGTAATTTTGGCTGTGCCTATTTTGTATTACGTAAATCTGGTAAAGCTATTTACCAATTAGAAGATGTAGTAAGTGAAGATAACGAAGTGACAAAGCCTATTGAAAATGAATCAATAGCGGAATAA
- a CDS encoding DUF72 domain-containing protein: MIRVGLTGWGDHPSLYSGVTASKDKLFDYTGHFLTVEVDTSFYAIPSKENVRKWCQDTPDDFRFVVKAYQGMTGHLRGDIPFESKNDMFNAFIECANEFKCHGKLGMLLAQFPPWFDCQAKNVQYLLYIRQQLKDFEVAIEFRNQTWYAEPVVQQTMNFLQEHQFIHTICDEPQAGVGSVPFYPAVTAKKALIRIHGRNIHGWRNTGNAENWRKVRFLYDYNKEELQQLGHHITELETKVEELFVLFNNNSGLHAAKNAKDLQVILDIKDVGLAPKQLNMFEGEL, translated from the coding sequence ATGATAAGAGTTGGATTAACTGGTTGGGGCGATCATCCTTCACTTTATAGTGGAGTGACTGCCTCAAAAGATAAATTATTCGATTATACGGGTCATTTTTTAACGGTTGAAGTAGACACTTCTTTTTATGCTATACCATCTAAAGAGAATGTACGAAAATGGTGTCAGGATACGCCAGATGATTTCCGTTTTGTTGTCAAAGCCTATCAAGGCATGACAGGGCATTTACGTGGGGATATTCCTTTTGAATCCAAAAATGATATGTTTAATGCCTTTATCGAATGTGCCAATGAATTTAAATGCCATGGTAAGCTAGGAATGCTTCTTGCTCAGTTTCCGCCATGGTTTGATTGTCAGGCAAAAAATGTTCAATATTTGTTGTATATACGACAGCAGCTTAAGGATTTTGAGGTGGCTATAGAGTTCCGAAATCAAACATGGTATGCAGAGCCTGTCGTGCAGCAAACTATGAATTTCTTGCAGGAGCATCAATTTATTCATACAATTTGTGATGAACCACAGGCAGGTGTCGGTTCTGTTCCATTTTATCCTGCTGTCACTGCCAAGAAGGCACTTATTCGAATTCATGGTCGCAATATTCATGGCTGGCGTAACACTGGAAATGCTGAAAATTGGCGAAAAGTTCGATTTTTATATGATTATAATAAAGAAGAGTTGCAACAGCTTGGGCATCATATCACAGAACTTGAGACTAAGGTGGAGGAGCTTTTCGTCTTATTTAATAATAATTCAGGGCTGCATGCCGCTAAAAATGCGAAGGATTTACAAGTTATTTTAGATATTAAAGATGTCGGGCTAGCGCCTAAACAATTAAATATGTTTGAAGGGGAACTATAA
- a CDS encoding MerR family transcriptional regulator: protein MLTIGEFSKISHLTLKTLRYYDEIGLLKPDFIDANNNYRYYNISQLETALLIARLKNYLFSLEDIKIILTNRDDTELFSKKMRIKQENLTQQLTFYSSMLKELKLDIQVLDKDGNIMSYLDQIEIKLVDHLTYNILSQRKKINTADFLIHFSELFSKILFRNLSPSAKPLAIFHSPEYEPDNYDVEIAIPLTAATNETKVFNPGLCAMATLIGSYDKLPSIHTKLHVWIDENNYKLNGAPFEVYQTDPYSTQEDNNIIEVFFPIKFK from the coding sequence ATGCTTACAATTGGTGAGTTTTCGAAAATATCTCATCTTACACTGAAGACGCTTCGATACTATGATGAAATTGGTCTTTTAAAGCCTGATTTCATTGATGCTAATAATAACTATCGCTATTATAATATTTCCCAGTTAGAAACAGCTTTATTGATAGCACGATTAAAAAACTATTTATTTTCGTTAGAAGACATCAAAATTATTTTAACTAATAGAGATGATACCGAGCTCTTTAGTAAGAAAATGAGAATCAAACAAGAAAATCTGACACAACAACTTACATTTTATTCTTCTATGTTAAAAGAATTAAAATTAGATATTCAAGTGTTAGACAAAGACGGAAATATCATGAGCTATTTAGATCAGATTGAGATTAAACTTGTGGATCACTTAACCTATAATATCTTATCTCAACGAAAAAAAATAAATACCGCTGATTTTCTAATACACTTTAGTGAGTTATTTAGTAAAATCTTGTTTAGAAATTTATCACCTAGCGCAAAACCGCTTGCTATTTTCCATAGTCCTGAATATGAACCTGATAATTATGATGTAGAAATTGCGATTCCACTTACAGCTGCCACGAATGAAACAAAAGTGTTTAATCCTGGACTTTGTGCGATGGCTACGCTTATTGGTTCTTACGATAAACTACCTTCCATACATACTAAACTACATGTATGGATAGATGAAAATAACTATAAATTGAATGGTGCACCGTTTGAAGTTTATCAAACGGACCCCTATAGCACACAAGAGGATAATAATATCATAGAAGTATTTTTTCCTATTAAATTTAAATAA
- a CDS encoding iron-uptake system-binding protein — MRKKFILFSFIALLMLVLAACGGEKESEQDPSSNKNESVDTAQEKEESSEENGTRTIEYLGESYTVPQKVERIVVTGAMEAMEDMVVLDVHPVGAIAIGGKFPELYASVTDKAESIGEKIKPNFEKIVELAPDVILGSTKFPEEVQGKLEKIAPTILVSHISTNWEDNLNLLADLTGKQADAEKILSTYKADIEAAKATLIEKLKGQKVAAIRIRGGQAYVYPKEVFFNPVLYGELGLEVPDEVSKAKSQEAISVEQLADMNPDYVFIQFSADENADAPNALEDFKKNPIVQNINAFKNDQVFVNVVNPLMEGGPAYSRIKFLESVQQYLLK, encoded by the coding sequence ATGAGAAAGAAATTTATACTTTTTAGCTTTATTGCATTATTAATGCTCGTTTTAGCTGCCTGTGGTGGAGAAAAGGAAAGTGAACAAGATCCATCCTCTAATAAAAATGAAAGCGTGGATACAGCTCAAGAAAAAGAAGAGAGTTCAGAAGAAAATGGCACAAGAACAATAGAATATCTTGGTGAAAGCTATACAGTTCCACAAAAAGTAGAAAGAATCGTTGTAACAGGCGCAATGGAGGCAATGGAGGATATGGTTGTGCTGGATGTGCATCCAGTAGGGGCTATTGCTATTGGTGGAAAGTTCCCTGAACTTTATGCTTCTGTGACAGATAAAGCTGAATCTATTGGTGAGAAAATAAAACCGAACTTTGAAAAAATAGTAGAATTAGCTCCAGATGTTATTTTAGGTTCCACAAAGTTTCCAGAGGAAGTACAAGGAAAGTTGGAGAAAATTGCTCCTACAATTTTAGTATCACATATCTCAACAAACTGGGAAGACAATTTAAATTTATTAGCTGACTTAACAGGTAAACAAGCAGACGCAGAAAAAATCTTGTCTACATATAAGGCTGATATCGAAGCTGCTAAAGCAACTCTAATTGAGAAATTAAAAGGTCAAAAAGTGGCAGCTATTCGAATTCGTGGCGGACAAGCTTATGTGTATCCGAAAGAAGTGTTCTTCAATCCTGTATTATATGGTGAGCTAGGTTTAGAAGTACCTGATGAAGTAAGCAAGGCTAAGTCACAGGAAGCTATTTCTGTGGAGCAATTGGCTGATATGAACCCAGACTATGTGTTTATTCAATTCTCTGCTGATGAAAATGCTGATGCACCTAATGCATTAGAAGATTTTAAAAAGAATCCAATTGTCCAAAATATTAATGCCTTTAAAAATGATCAAGTATTTGTCAACGTTGTAAATCCACTAATGGAAGGTGGCCCTGCATATAGCCGAATTAAATTCTTAGAAAGTGTTCAACAATATCTTTTAAAATAA
- a CDS encoding cold-shock protein: MTQGTVKWFNAEKGFGFIEVEGGNDVFAHFSAIQGDGFKTLEEGQKVEFSVEEGQRGPQATNIVKL; encoded by the coding sequence ATGACACAAGGTACAGTAAAATGGTTTAACGCAGAAAAAGGTTTTGGCTTCATCGAAGTAGAAGGCGGAAATGATGTATTCGCTCACTTCTCAGCTATCCAAGGAGACGGTTTCAAAACATTAGAAGAAGGTCAAAAAGTTGAATTCTCAGTAGAAGAAGGTCAACGTGGACCACAAGCTACAAACATCGTAAAACTTTAA
- a CDS encoding cytosolic protein gives MERFFLYDDVEDTKTRFVSFAGKLRYDLAILQSGRFFGKVLVMDIQFGRFAIIGPDDIEEPGYLEHVYNRSEEETVELREYLRELLN, from the coding sequence ATGGAACGTTTTTTTTTATATGATGATGTAGAAGATACTAAAACACGCTTTGTCAGTTTTGCAGGAAAACTTCGTTATGATTTAGCTATTTTGCAATCAGGTCGTTTTTTTGGTAAGGTGCTTGTCATGGATATTCAATTTGGACGCTTCGCTATTATTGGTCCAGACGATATTGAAGAGCCTGGCTACCTTGAGCATGTTTACAATCGTTCAGAGGAAGAAACTGTCGAATTACGAGAATATTTACGTGAATTATTGAATTAA
- the lipA gene encoding lipoyl synthase translates to MTSCKPTSTGKEEHLRKPDWLKIKLNTNDEYKGLKKLMREKNLHTVCEEARCPNIHECWGERRTATMMILGSVCTRACRFCAVKTGLPNELDLAEPERVADSVAIMNLKHVVITMVARDDLKDGGAQVLAETVRAIRRKSPFTSVEVLPSDLGGLQENLQILMDAKPDILNHNIETVRRLTPRVRARAKYERSLEFLRLAKEMQPDIPTKSSLMIGLGETHEEILEVMDDLRANNVDIMTIGQYLQPTKKHLPVKKYYSPIEFGKLRKIAMEKGFKHCEAGPLVRSSYHADEQVNAATKERQLQAEI, encoded by the coding sequence ATGACATCTTGTAAACCTACAAGCACAGGTAAGGAAGAACATCTAAGAAAACCGGACTGGCTAAAAATTAAACTAAACACTAATGATGAATATAAAGGGCTAAAAAAACTGATGCGTGAAAAAAATCTGCATACAGTATGTGAGGAAGCGCGCTGTCCTAATATTCATGAGTGCTGGGGCGAACGCCGTACAGCAACAATGATGATTTTAGGTTCTGTTTGTACGCGTGCTTGTCGCTTTTGTGCCGTTAAAACGGGCTTACCAAATGAGCTGGATTTAGCTGAACCAGAGCGTGTAGCAGATTCTGTAGCTATTATGAACTTGAAGCACGTTGTTATTACAATGGTTGCACGTGATGACTTAAAGGATGGCGGCGCTCAAGTATTAGCTGAAACGGTGCGTGCAATTCGACGTAAGAGTCCGTTTACATCTGTAGAAGTTCTACCATCAGACCTAGGTGGCTTGCAAGAAAATCTACAAATTTTAATGGATGCAAAGCCTGATATTTTAAACCATAATATTGAAACGGTGCGCCGCTTAACGCCTAGAGTTCGTGCACGTGCAAAATATGAGCGTTCTTTAGAATTTCTTCGTTTGGCAAAAGAAATGCAGCCAGATATCCCTACAAAGTCATCTTTAATGATTGGTTTAGGTGAAACACATGAAGAAATTTTAGAAGTAATGGATGATCTACGAGCTAATAACGTAGATATTATGACAATCGGTCAATACTTACAGCCGACGAAAAAGCATTTACCTGTTAAAAAGTACTATTCTCCAATAGAGTTTGGGAAGCTGCGTAAAATTGCGATGGAAAAAGGCTTTAAGCATTGTGAAGCTGGTCCACTTGTGCGTAGTAGCTATCACGCCGATGAACAAGTGAACGCAGCAACAAAAGAACGTCAATTACAAGCAGAAATATAA
- a CDS encoding GNAT family N-acetyltransferase, which produces MFPILYTDRLVLRELTVNDAQTILNCFSNPDVLRHYGQNPLTSLDQVRQIINNFSKNYNEKRGIKWGIELKGQEGIIGTIGFQEWSTEHKRAEISYALFPESWGKGYALEAVNKVISFGFQEMELVRIGAIVFTENDASNKLLIRAGFEKEGLLKKYMRQNNVPYDTYIYSLIK; this is translated from the coding sequence ATGTTTCCTATTTTATATACTGATCGATTAGTGTTACGAGAGCTAACAGTTAATGATGCTCAGACTATCTTAAATTGCTTTTCTAATCCTGATGTACTACGTCATTATGGGCAAAATCCATTAACGAGTTTAGATCAAGTTAGGCAAATAATTAATAATTTTTCAAAGAACTATAATGAAAAACGTGGAATTAAATGGGGAATAGAATTAAAAGGGCAAGAAGGTATAATTGGTACCATTGGTTTTCAGGAGTGGTCAACTGAGCATAAAAGGGCTGAAATAAGTTATGCACTATTCCCAGAGAGTTGGGGAAAAGGTTATGCACTGGAGGCTGTTAATAAAGTAATTTCATTTGGCTTCCAAGAGATGGAGTTAGTACGTATAGGAGCAATAGTTTTCACTGAAAATGATGCTTCAAACAAGCTATTAATAAGAGCTGGCTTTGAAAAAGAAGGGTTGTTAAAAAAATATATGCGTCAAAATAATGTTCCATATGACACATATATTTATTCCCTAATAAAATAA